From a single Staphylococcus epidermidis genomic region:
- a CDS encoding MurR/RpiR family transcriptional regulator, with amino-acid sequence MILDERVNSNFDQLNDNDIQIAHYVNTHIDVCKNMKIQDLASQTHASNATIHRFTRKLGFDGYSDFKSFLKFEDSKNHQLPSDSMEQFKQEIENTFNYLERIDYRLLTHKMHHATTIYLYGTGRAQMNVAEEAQRILLTMHKNIILLHDVHELKMVLNKTIPEDLFFIISLSGETHQLKEVTQLLQLRQKYFISVTTMKDNTLAQQADYNVYVSSNTFYLNDGTDYSSFISYHIFFETLLRKYNEYKENHELT; translated from the coding sequence ATGATTTTAGATGAACGTGTAAACTCTAATTTCGATCAATTAAATGATAATGATATACAAATTGCACATTATGTTAATACACATATAGATGTTTGCAAAAATATGAAAATACAAGATTTAGCCTCACAGACACATGCTTCAAATGCTACGATTCATCGCTTCACTCGTAAACTAGGTTTTGATGGTTATAGTGACTTTAAATCCTTTTTAAAATTTGAAGATAGTAAGAATCATCAACTTCCTTCTGATTCTATGGAGCAATTTAAACAAGAAATTGAAAATACATTCAACTATTTAGAACGTATTGATTATCGTTTATTAACTCACAAAATGCATCATGCTACAACAATATACTTATATGGTACTGGACGTGCACAGATGAATGTCGCTGAAGAAGCACAACGTATACTGTTGACTATGCATAAAAATATTATATTGTTACATGATGTTCATGAACTAAAGATGGTGTTAAACAAGACAATTCCAGAAGATTTGTTTTTCATCATTTCACTTTCTGGCGAAACACATCAACTTAAAGAAGTCACACAATTGCTTCAACTGAGACAAAAATATTTTATTTCCGTAACAACAATGAAAGACAATACATTGGCACAACAAGCTGATTACAATGTCTATGTTTCAAGCAATACCTTCTATTTAAACGATGGTACTGATTATTCCAGTTTTATTAGCTATCACATTTTCTTTGAAACACTACTAAGAAAATATAACGAATATAAAGAGAATCATGAATTAACATAG